One genomic segment of Paenibacillus xylanexedens includes these proteins:
- a CDS encoding alpha/beta fold hydrolase has protein sequence MTVDVLVRNNVKVLGSGSQTIVFAHGFGCDQDMWRYIVPGFMENYRVVLFDYVGSGESQINYYDAIKYSNLQGYAQDVLEVMEALELKDTIFVGHSVSSMIGMLASIQNPKYFKKIIMLGPSPRYVNDLPNYYGGFDRNDIDELLEMMQMNFIGWASYLAPIVMNNPERKELTEELEKSFCSRDPHIARQFAEVTFLSDCRIDLEQATVPTLILQCSDDSIAPVEVGDYLHAHLKNSRLQQMTAKGHYPHLSQPEETIRMIKDYLTSA, from the coding sequence ATGACGGTTGATGTACTTGTAAGAAATAATGTTAAGGTACTTGGCTCGGGTAGCCAAACGATTGTATTTGCTCATGGTTTTGGATGTGATCAGGATATGTGGCGTTACATTGTTCCAGGTTTTATGGAGAACTACCGTGTGGTGTTGTTTGATTATGTTGGATCTGGCGAATCTCAAATTAACTATTATGATGCTATCAAATATAGCAATCTTCAAGGATACGCCCAGGATGTGCTGGAAGTTATGGAAGCGCTTGAGCTAAAGGACACCATATTTGTCGGGCATTCCGTCAGCAGTATGATTGGTATGCTGGCATCGATTCAGAACCCCAAATATTTCAAAAAAATTATAATGTTAGGGCCCTCCCCACGTTACGTGAATGATCTGCCGAATTATTATGGAGGTTTTGATCGGAATGATATCGATGAATTACTTGAGATGATGCAGATGAATTTTATTGGGTGGGCGAGTTATCTGGCACCCATTGTGATGAACAATCCGGAACGGAAAGAGCTGACGGAAGAGTTGGAGAAAAGCTTCTGCTCCAGAGATCCGCATATTGCGAGACAATTTGCTGAAGTGACGTTTTTATCTGACTGTCGTATTGATCTGGAGCAGGCAACTGTGCCAACATTGATTCTTCAGTGCTCGGATGACAGCATTGCTCCGGTTGAAGTAGGGGATTACTTGCACGCTCATCTGAAGAACAGCAGGTTGCAACAGATGACGGCCAAGGGACATTATCCGCATCTAAGTCAACCGGAAGAAACGATCCGCATGATTAAGGATTATTTAACGAGTGCATAA
- a CDS encoding DUF2625 family protein, giving the protein MNTLTIAELVDRENHAWEELKELLDSGQNTYVYVPAKQEAGEDTLYRLQISTKSYLGAVAYETEGIVLDHGWITLLGAGGDSTSGSLTSWNGVSEQPWVDVLEGMMVVAYDAAGGFFGLDTGKYGRTGNIYYFAPDTLEWESTELAYSGFINWLANGDLEQFYQTFRWKGWQEDMSQLQTGQVFAYYPPLWTQEGDGESSSKAPISIMEAWKFALDGK; this is encoded by the coding sequence ATGAATACATTAACGATAGCTGAATTAGTAGATCGGGAGAATCACGCATGGGAAGAACTCAAGGAACTCCTGGATAGCGGGCAAAATACATATGTGTATGTTCCAGCAAAACAAGAGGCTGGAGAGGATACCCTCTATCGTCTGCAAATAAGCACCAAATCCTATTTGGGGGCTGTTGCTTATGAGACAGAAGGTATTGTACTGGACCATGGCTGGATCACGCTGCTTGGTGCTGGTGGTGACAGTACATCGGGGAGTCTCACCAGTTGGAATGGTGTGAGTGAGCAACCTTGGGTAGATGTACTGGAAGGCATGATGGTCGTTGCATACGATGCGGCAGGCGGTTTCTTCGGACTGGATACAGGCAAGTATGGCCGCACGGGTAACATTTATTATTTTGCACCGGATACACTCGAATGGGAATCGACAGAACTTGCATATTCAGGTTTCATCAACTGGCTGGCGAATGGCGATCTGGAGCAGTTCTATCAGACCTTTCGCTGGAAAGGCTGGCAAGAGGATATGTCTCAGCTACAGACAGGTCAAGTATTTGCGTATTACCCACCACTTTGGACGCAGGAAGGTGACGGCGAGAGCAGTAGTAAAGCCCCAATTAGCATAATGGAGGCCTGGAAGTTTGCACTGGACGGTAAATAG
- a CDS encoding PTS transporter subunit EIIC: MKSNIYVAASIGGLMFYREMTMLMSGEKEVHFLGLPLVSQPAFYSTAIWVILTICAAAYLERAIERWSPKLSKGMVAPFLTLLILVPLVLMILGPVGTWVDEHLPEALDSLVANAPVVSVMLLGAVFSLMLITGLHYWMIAIIINDMVMNGSSIVIPAMLVAIVGQAGAALANALRSKDSASRRIAFWATGTALLGVVEPALYAVNMRKRSSFYAALLGGAAGGLYFGLLSVKAFAMVGNPNLISLPLFIEEGSLNLLHTCIGVVIAFGVSGGLTYWMAGKGQRRGQGSPKASIE; this comes from the coding sequence TTGAAGAGCAACATCTATGTTGCTGCATCGATTGGCGGACTCATGTTTTATCGAGAGATGACTATGCTGATGTCGGGGGAAAAAGAGGTGCACTTCCTGGGTTTGCCACTGGTGTCCCAGCCTGCTTTTTACTCTACGGCCATCTGGGTCATTCTAACGATCTGTGCAGCGGCCTACCTGGAAAGAGCTATTGAACGATGGAGTCCAAAATTATCCAAAGGGATGGTTGCTCCATTCCTGACGTTACTGATTCTTGTTCCGCTAGTATTGATGATACTTGGGCCAGTTGGCACCTGGGTTGATGAACATCTGCCGGAGGCATTGGATTCACTAGTAGCTAATGCTCCAGTGGTATCGGTCATGTTACTGGGAGCAGTCTTCTCGCTGATGTTAATTACGGGATTACACTACTGGATGATTGCCATCATCATTAATGATATGGTTATGAATGGTTCTTCCATCGTGATTCCTGCGATGTTAGTGGCGATTGTAGGACAAGCGGGGGCCGCGCTCGCAAACGCTTTGCGTTCGAAAGATTCAGCTTCCAGAAGAATTGCTTTCTGGGCAACGGGAACAGCACTCCTTGGAGTGGTAGAGCCTGCATTGTATGCGGTCAACATGAGAAAAAGATCCTCTTTCTATGCGGCATTGCTGGGTGGAGCAGCGGGTGGGCTGTATTTTGGATTGTTATCTGTCAAGGCATTTGCTATGGTGGGGAATCCGAACTTGATCAGCCTCCCGCTCTTCATCGAAGAGGGTAGCCTGAATCTGTTACACACATGCATTGGTGTGGTTATTGCTTTCGGCGTCTCTGGTGGACTGACGTATTGGATGGCAGGAAAAGGACAGAGACGGGGACAGGGGTCACCGAAAGCTAGCATTGAGTAA
- a CDS encoding cation-translocating P-type ATPase → MQHYRHSAEETLQDVQSSSKGLTTSEAAKRLETEGYNELKGKDATPVWKLFLENFKDPMVIVLLIAAAVQVVLGHLIESLIIFLVILLNAVISVVQTKKAESSLDALKQMSAPEAKVIRDGQKKTIPARELVPGDIVMLDAGDYVPADGRILESGSLKINEGMLTGESEAAEKHADTIPDEAPIGDRRNMAFSGSLVVYGRGMLVITGTALKTEIGKIAELIENAEAKNTPLQRKLESFSKKLGFFILGLSILIFGIEAGRVWLTEGTENIGPSIVNALMFAVAVAVAAIPEALSSIVTIVLSLGTNKMAKQHAIIRRLPAVEALGSASIICTDKTGTLTQNKMTVVDYYIPHGTKDEFPDDPDQWSEEERRLLHIAVLCNDSNINQEGKELGDPTEVALIAFSNRVNKDYNEIRDQFPREAELPFDSDRKLMSTVHTFEGQTALLTKGGPDVLFSRCSHVFINGEVQPLTPEIRTQFEEKNEAFSKRAFRVLAYAYKKFDDKNQVTIDDEHDLTLVGLTAMIDPPREAVYGSIEESKKAGIRTIMITGDHKTTAQAIGVDIGLAEPDDLAITGAELDKMSDEELDQQLEHISVYARVSPENKIRIVRAWQRKGKVAAMTGDGVNDAPALKQADIGVAMGSGTDVAKDAAAMILTDDNFVSIVNAVSVGRMVFDNIKKAIAYLFAGNLGAIIAILFALIVGWVNPFTALQLLFINLVNDSLPAIALGTEKPEPDVMRRKPRDINEGIFAGGTLQAVITRGVLIGAAVIVSQYIGLGISEEISVAMAFTTLILARSLQTFAARSNTQTIFQVGFMTNKFVLGSILVCLCLYAITLIPGVRGVFAIPDTFGWNEFLIAGGLALAAVILMDVIKWIRNRGKQVTAA, encoded by the coding sequence TTGCAACATTACAGACACAGTGCGGAGGAAACCCTTCAGGATGTACAGAGTTCCTCCAAGGGACTCACGACATCCGAAGCTGCCAAGAGACTTGAAACGGAAGGATATAACGAGTTAAAAGGGAAAGATGCAACACCAGTCTGGAAACTGTTCCTCGAAAATTTTAAAGATCCGATGGTCATCGTGCTGCTGATTGCAGCCGCGGTACAGGTTGTCCTTGGACACCTGATTGAATCGTTGATCATATTCCTGGTTATTTTGCTCAACGCAGTGATCAGTGTAGTTCAGACCAAAAAAGCCGAGAGTTCGCTTGACGCGCTGAAACAAATGTCTGCACCTGAAGCCAAAGTCATTCGTGACGGGCAGAAAAAAACCATTCCAGCGAGGGAACTCGTTCCCGGTGATATTGTTATGCTGGATGCAGGTGATTATGTCCCGGCCGACGGACGTATCTTGGAATCAGGAAGTCTGAAAATCAACGAAGGCATGTTGACCGGCGAATCCGAAGCTGCGGAGAAACACGCCGATACCATCCCGGATGAAGCTCCTATTGGAGATCGTCGCAATATGGCCTTCAGTGGCTCATTGGTCGTATATGGAAGGGGCATGCTTGTCATTACAGGTACGGCCCTCAAAACCGAAATCGGCAAAATTGCCGAACTGATTGAAAATGCCGAAGCCAAGAACACCCCATTACAGCGCAAGTTGGAATCATTCAGCAAAAAACTGGGCTTTTTCATCCTGGGCTTGTCGATTCTCATCTTTGGCATTGAAGCCGGTCGTGTATGGTTGACCGAAGGTACGGAGAATATCGGGCCTTCCATCGTAAATGCACTGATGTTTGCCGTAGCTGTTGCGGTTGCTGCCATTCCTGAGGCGTTATCCTCCATTGTGACTATCGTATTGTCACTCGGAACAAATAAGATGGCCAAACAACATGCGATCATTCGCAGACTGCCTGCCGTGGAAGCTCTCGGTTCTGCCAGTATCATCTGTACCGATAAAACAGGAACACTAACTCAGAACAAGATGACTGTCGTGGATTATTACATTCCCCATGGCACCAAGGACGAATTCCCCGATGATCCCGATCAGTGGTCGGAAGAGGAACGACGTCTGTTACATATTGCAGTGCTCTGCAATGATTCGAATATTAACCAGGAAGGCAAGGAATTGGGTGATCCAACCGAAGTGGCCCTCATTGCCTTCAGCAACCGGGTGAACAAGGATTACAATGAAATCCGTGACCAGTTCCCGCGTGAAGCTGAGCTTCCTTTTGACTCGGATCGAAAGCTCATGAGTACGGTGCATACCTTCGAGGGACAGACGGCTTTGCTGACCAAAGGTGGACCAGATGTGCTGTTCAGCCGCTGTAGTCATGTATTTATCAACGGTGAGGTTCAGCCCCTTACACCCGAGATTCGCACACAGTTTGAAGAAAAAAATGAGGCCTTCTCCAAACGTGCCTTCCGTGTGCTGGCCTATGCGTACAAAAAATTCGATGATAAAAACCAGGTCACCATTGATGACGAGCATGATCTGACACTTGTTGGTCTGACAGCGATGATTGACCCACCGCGTGAAGCGGTATACGGTTCTATTGAAGAGTCCAAAAAAGCGGGCATTCGCACCATCATGATCACTGGAGATCACAAAACGACGGCTCAGGCCATCGGTGTGGATATCGGCCTTGCCGAACCGGATGATCTCGCCATTACCGGTGCTGAACTGGACAAAATGTCCGATGAGGAGCTGGATCAACAACTCGAACATATCTCGGTTTACGCAAGGGTATCTCCTGAAAACAAAATCCGGATTGTTCGTGCTTGGCAGCGTAAAGGCAAAGTGGCTGCCATGACCGGAGATGGAGTTAATGACGCACCTGCGCTGAAACAAGCCGACATCGGTGTAGCGATGGGTAGCGGAACAGATGTCGCCAAGGATGCGGCTGCCATGATTCTGACGGATGATAACTTTGTCTCCATTGTGAATGCGGTCAGTGTTGGACGGATGGTATTTGATAACATCAAAAAAGCCATCGCATACCTGTTCGCCGGTAACCTCGGCGCCATTATCGCCATTTTGTTTGCCTTGATCGTCGGCTGGGTTAATCCATTTACGGCCCTTCAGCTGCTGTTCATCAATCTGGTGAACGACTCCCTGCCTGCCATTGCTTTGGGTACAGAGAAACCCGAGCCAGATGTCATGCGGCGTAAACCGCGCGATATCAACGAAGGCATCTTCGCAGGCGGAACCCTGCAAGCTGTGATTACACGCGGTGTCCTGATTGGTGCAGCTGTTATCGTATCCCAATATATTGGACTTGGTATTTCGGAGGAAATCAGTGTGGCTATGGCCTTCACAACCTTGATTCTGGCACGCAGTCTGCAAACTTTTGCAGCACGTTCCAATACACAAACCATCTTCCAGGTGGGCTTTATGACCAATAAATTCGTGCTTGGCTCCATTCTGGTATGTCTCTGTCTCTATGCAATTACACTGATTCCAGGTGTTCGCGGCGTCTTCGCCATCCCGGATACTTTCGGCTGGAATGAGTTCCTGATTGCAGGCGGACTTGCTCTTGCTGCCGTCATTCTGATGGATGTCATCAAGTGGATTCGCAATCGCGGCAAACAAGTTACTGCGGCGTAA
- a CDS encoding MFS transporter, whose amino-acid sequence MKDKIVMPLWTCCLFIVVMNTTMFNVSLPVIIHDLQITSDLGSWVISSYSIGYALSTVIYSRLSDRIPVRKLLTVGLLILGLSSLLGLFAHNFAILLLTRILQSAGAGVMAGLGLVIASRYIPLERRGAAIALISSGSAMAFGLGPIVGGLISEYWGWNGLFAITVLVLLALPVLLYFLPRESVKTDQPFDVIGAILTVINATTLLVAITQQSWLWFAIGVISLIAHLLYIRKANLPFVNPQVFRTPGYTRLILIGFCVLVVNLGNLFLMPLVLADLYGRSSLAIGLLIAPGAIVAAFCTRFVGRWIDRYGNMRFMIIGHILLAAVLALFMLGLDQSALIITSGYLFFSPALSASMASLNNEASRVLPKAQIGSGMGMLQLIQFFGGSVSVAVCGLLLHSIPGVSVEEAYHVVYACLLIICVVSLGLTIWHSRASRSSIKPVTLDN is encoded by the coding sequence GTGAAAGATAAAATTGTCATGCCACTCTGGACGTGCTGTTTGTTCATCGTTGTGATGAATACCACCATGTTCAATGTTTCTTTGCCAGTCATTATTCATGATCTGCAGATTACCTCGGACCTGGGGTCTTGGGTCATCTCAAGTTATTCGATTGGTTACGCTCTGTCGACGGTGATTTACAGTCGATTGTCAGACCGTATCCCGGTACGCAAACTGCTAACGGTCGGGCTCCTGATCCTGGGGTTATCTTCATTGCTGGGGTTGTTCGCGCATAACTTCGCGATCTTGTTGCTGACACGCATTCTGCAATCTGCGGGTGCAGGGGTGATGGCCGGTCTGGGCCTCGTCATTGCGAGTCGTTACATCCCGCTGGAACGACGCGGAGCTGCCATCGCTCTCATCTCATCAGGTAGCGCCATGGCTTTTGGACTTGGCCCCATTGTCGGCGGACTCATTAGCGAGTACTGGGGCTGGAACGGACTTTTTGCCATAACCGTGCTTGTCCTGCTCGCCCTGCCTGTATTACTCTATTTTCTCCCACGTGAATCCGTCAAAACAGATCAGCCGTTCGATGTTATTGGTGCCATATTAACCGTCATTAATGCCACTACACTTCTGGTAGCGATCACCCAGCAATCCTGGTTATGGTTCGCCATAGGCGTTATCTCGCTTATTGCACACCTCTTGTATATCCGTAAAGCGAATCTGCCGTTTGTGAATCCACAAGTATTCCGAACGCCAGGATACACCCGGTTAATCCTTATCGGATTCTGCGTGCTGGTGGTGAATCTGGGCAATCTGTTTTTGATGCCACTGGTGCTTGCTGATCTATATGGGCGCTCTTCGCTCGCCATTGGTTTGCTGATTGCTCCCGGAGCCATTGTTGCAGCATTCTGCACCCGTTTCGTTGGACGGTGGATCGACCGTTATGGCAATATGCGATTTATGATCATCGGACACATTCTGCTCGCCGCTGTACTTGCCCTATTCATGCTTGGACTTGATCAGTCCGCCTTGATCATTACCAGTGGTTATCTCTTTTTCTCACCGGCACTCTCAGCATCTATGGCTTCCTTGAATAATGAAGCGTCACGTGTGCTTCCCAAAGCCCAGATTGGTTCAGGCATGGGGATGTTACAATTGATCCAATTCTTCGGTGGTTCGGTGTCTGTAGCCGTGTGTGGGCTGCTGCTGCACAGCATTCCGGGAGTCTCGGTCGAGGAAGCTTATCATGTAGTGTATGCTTGTCTGTTGATCATCTGTGTTGTTTCACTCGGGCTGACCATCTGGCATAGCAGAGCTTCACGCTCAAGCATTAAACCTGTTACATTGGACAATTGA
- a CDS encoding DUF1565 domain-containing protein, translated as MIRVVILIIPILMVLVSGCQNHTSAMKEPVSVQKSDPQVIHYISPQGNDSNKGTIQSPWKTLQHAADHASPGSTIYLREGVYHQKVKITRSGNSSANPTLFSSYPQEQVIIDGKGLSVRGIEGLIEIENASYITIQNLEIRNFTTTLGGQVPTGIYVHGAGEHIQLLSNTIHAIASYATPEGPDLRGRDAHGIAIYGTEHPRALRDIIIKDNELYDLTLGSSESLAVNGNVDTFAIQDNIIHDSDNIGIDLIGYEGTSEDDTYDQARNGIVRGNEVYDITSNNNPSYGTDLPNDTNSAGGIYVDGGKDHIIDQNRVYRSDIGIEIASEHAGRSTSNITVRDNLIYSNRLTGIAMGGYDEERGATEDSKIMYNTLVGNDTLNAGNGQLFMQSRTKNNTFMRNILVSGSSEVLIYNEYTSNTGNVFDHNVYYTPGEQEDALWVWKSKAYSGVAAYIKGSGNDAHSIYVNPAFMDEPSEDFRPQANSPAKAYGYLAPR; from the coding sequence TTGATTCGCGTAGTTATACTTATAATTCCGATTCTGATGGTGCTCGTATCCGGTTGTCAGAATCATACATCTGCCATGAAGGAACCCGTTTCTGTTCAAAAGTCTGATCCCCAGGTCATCCATTACATATCACCCCAAGGAAACGACTCGAATAAAGGAACCATTCAATCTCCGTGGAAAACGTTGCAGCACGCAGCCGACCATGCTTCGCCAGGAAGCACGATTTATTTGCGTGAAGGTGTTTATCATCAGAAAGTCAAAATCACCCGGAGCGGTAATTCTTCCGCTAATCCAACCCTATTTTCAAGTTATCCTCAGGAGCAGGTTATCATTGATGGTAAAGGTTTATCTGTCCGGGGCATTGAAGGGTTAATTGAAATTGAAAATGCCAGTTATATCACGATTCAAAATCTTGAAATTCGTAATTTCACAACTACACTTGGGGGCCAAGTTCCAACCGGGATCTATGTCCATGGAGCAGGTGAGCATATTCAGCTGTTGAGCAACACCATACACGCGATCGCTAGTTACGCAACTCCTGAAGGTCCCGATTTGCGGGGCAGGGATGCCCATGGTATTGCCATTTATGGCACAGAGCACCCTCGAGCATTACGCGATATCATCATCAAGGATAATGAATTGTATGATCTTACACTTGGTTCAAGCGAGTCACTCGCAGTCAACGGTAATGTTGATACCTTTGCCATCCAGGACAATATCATCCATGATTCCGATAATATTGGTATTGATCTGATCGGGTACGAGGGTACGTCCGAGGATGATACATACGATCAAGCTCGGAACGGCATTGTACGAGGCAACGAAGTATACGATATTACGTCCAATAATAATCCCTCCTACGGTACAGACCTGCCCAATGATACCAACTCGGCGGGCGGCATCTATGTAGATGGCGGGAAGGATCATATCATCGACCAGAACCGGGTATATCGGAGCGATATCGGAATTGAGATTGCCTCAGAGCATGCCGGACGTTCAACCAGCAACATTACCGTGCGTGATAACCTGATTTATTCCAACAGATTGACGGGTATTGCCATGGGAGGTTACGACGAGGAACGAGGAGCTACCGAGGATAGCAAGATTATGTACAATACACTTGTGGGGAATGATACCCTGAATGCAGGCAATGGACAGTTATTCATGCAGTCACGGACAAAGAACAATACGTTCATGCGTAACATTCTCGTATCGGGCAGCTCGGAAGTACTGATATACAACGAATATACTAGCAATACCGGCAATGTGTTTGACCATAATGTCTATTACACACCAGGTGAGCAGGAAGATGCCCTGTGGGTTTGGAAAAGTAAAGCCTACTCCGGCGTCGCTGCCTACATCAAGGGATCTGGCAATGATGCACACTCCATATATGTGAACCCGGCATTTATGGATGAACCGAGCGAAGATTTTCGTCCTCAGGCGAATTCTCCGGCTAAGGCGTATGGTTACCTTGCTCCGCGATAA
- a CDS encoding sensor domain-containing diguanylate cyclase, which translates to MDIQLDLAPCGYFSISDSGIVQSINQTLLTMLGYERDELVGQHIESTMSVSNKVFFHTYFYPYIQLYGHVDEMFFTFRTRDQQAVPVLLNGVRQTRNGESVVDCVVVVMRKRIEHEKDILHTKTKLQELYQATQEANKELERLHEEYKIKEQALIKVNDQLETLASTDLLTGLKNRRFFQEKMLESLMMFQEKQRYFSLLVVDIDHFKSINDTYGHPIGDLVLGNLAGLLQTVSRSTDVVARYGGEEFVVILPDCEEEQAIGIAERYRSQVASADWGEYNITVSIGAATVVEEDTEKSLFQRADNALYASKTGGRNRVTHAAQMVKS; encoded by the coding sequence ATGGATATACAATTAGATCTGGCTCCCTGTGGATACTTCTCTATCTCAGATTCAGGCATCGTACAATCGATTAATCAAACCTTGCTTACGATGCTTGGATATGAACGCGATGAGCTTGTGGGGCAACATATTGAGTCCACCATGTCGGTGAGCAACAAGGTGTTTTTCCATACGTATTTCTATCCCTACATCCAGTTATATGGACATGTGGACGAGATGTTCTTCACGTTTCGTACTCGTGATCAGCAGGCTGTTCCCGTGCTGCTTAACGGTGTTCGTCAGACCCGTAACGGGGAAAGTGTGGTAGATTGTGTCGTTGTAGTCATGCGTAAGCGAATCGAACATGAGAAGGATATTTTGCATACCAAAACCAAACTACAGGAGCTGTATCAAGCGACGCAAGAAGCGAACAAGGAGCTTGAACGACTGCATGAGGAATATAAAATTAAAGAGCAGGCGTTAATCAAAGTGAATGATCAGTTGGAGACACTGGCCTCCACCGACTTGTTGACAGGATTGAAGAACCGCAGGTTTTTCCAGGAAAAAATGCTTGAAAGTTTAATGATGTTCCAGGAGAAACAACGTTATTTCTCCCTTCTCGTTGTAGACATTGATCATTTCAAAAGCATTAATGATACGTACGGACATCCGATCGGAGATCTGGTGCTCGGCAATCTGGCAGGGCTGCTGCAAACGGTATCGAGAAGTACGGATGTGGTTGCACGTTACGGTGGAGAGGAATTTGTTGTCATTCTTCCAGATTGTGAAGAGGAGCAGGCGATCGGTATTGCAGAACGATATCGTTCACAGGTTGCTTCAGCCGACTGGGGTGAATATAACATTACTGTGAGTATCGGTGCGGCCACTGTAGTAGAGGAAGATACGGAAAAGTCCTTGTTCCAAAGAGCGGACAACGCCCTGTATGCCTCCAAAACCGGAGGACGAAACCGGGTGACACATGCAGCTCAGATGGTAAAGAGTTAA
- the hcp gene encoding hydroxylamine reductase: MFCYQCEQTPSGGCTVVGVCGKNETIASLQDTMIFALKGIAAYATHARQLGYHDPEVDRITHEALYMTLTNSNFNVQEHLEMAMKVGNAAIRIMDVLDRAHTDRFGVPQPITVSQNQIEGQCIVVTGHNLYALEELLRQTEGKGINIYTHSEMLPAHGYPALKKYAHLKGNIGKAWYDQRRLFEQFPGAILATTNCVMPIKGTYADRFFSYEVAGLEGVAKITEDDFSPLIERALSLPAANVQSEQVLTTGYHHETVIGLAPEIIQAVKDGHIRRFFVIAGCDAPGKGGNYYRELATSLPNDTVILTTSCGKFRFNDVDYGTVGDTGIPRYIDLGQCNNSGSTVKIAMALADAFSCTVNELPVSIVLSWFEQKAVAILLGLFSLGIQDIRIGPKPPEFISEGVLDLLVDMFGLKLITTAEEDMNAMLALS, translated from the coding sequence ATGTTTTGTTATCAGTGCGAACAGACGCCGAGTGGCGGGTGCACCGTGGTAGGGGTATGCGGTAAAAACGAAACAATCGCAAGTTTGCAGGATACGATGATTTTTGCGTTAAAAGGCATCGCTGCTTATGCGACACATGCACGCCAGTTGGGATATCATGATCCTGAGGTGGATCGGATTACACATGAGGCATTATATATGACATTAACGAACTCGAATTTTAATGTACAGGAACATCTGGAGATGGCGATGAAGGTAGGTAATGCAGCAATCCGCATTATGGATGTGCTGGATCGTGCGCACACGGACCGTTTTGGTGTACCACAACCAATTACGGTTAGCCAGAATCAGATCGAAGGACAGTGCATCGTGGTGACGGGACATAATCTGTATGCATTGGAGGAGTTGCTTCGTCAAACTGAAGGGAAAGGAATCAACATCTATACCCACTCGGAAATGTTGCCTGCGCACGGGTATCCGGCGCTGAAGAAATATGCCCATCTCAAGGGCAATATTGGCAAAGCCTGGTATGATCAAAGAAGACTCTTCGAACAATTCCCGGGTGCTATTCTTGCAACGACCAACTGTGTCATGCCGATCAAAGGCACGTATGCAGACCGTTTTTTCTCGTACGAAGTGGCGGGTCTGGAGGGGGTTGCCAAGATTACAGAGGATGACTTCTCACCTCTGATTGAACGTGCATTGTCACTACCTGCGGCTAATGTACAATCGGAGCAAGTCTTAACGACAGGATACCATCATGAGACCGTGATTGGGCTTGCGCCCGAGATTATTCAAGCGGTGAAAGACGGCCATATCCGTCGTTTCTTCGTTATCGCAGGCTGTGATGCACCAGGCAAAGGCGGTAACTATTATCGTGAACTCGCGACATCCTTGCCTAATGATACTGTAATTCTGACAACCTCCTGTGGCAAGTTCCGCTTCAACGATGTGGATTATGGTACGGTTGGAGATACGGGCATACCGCGTTATATCGACCTGGGTCAATGCAACAATTCCGGTTCTACGGTGAAAATTGCCATGGCTTTGGCGGATGCTTTTAGCTGTACCGTGAACGAGTTACCTGTCAGCATTGTGCTGTCCTGGTTTGAGCAAAAAGCAGTTGCGATCCTGCTTGGCCTGTTCAGCCTTGGCATTCAGGACATTCGAATTGGACCAAAACCGCCTGAGTTCATATCGGAAGGTGTCTTGGATTTACTCGTGGATATGTTTGGTCTGAAGTTAATTACAACAGCAGAAGAAGATATGAACGCGATGTTGGCACTGTCATAG